CGCAGAGCCGGCGTTTGCCTCACTCTGGCTGCGGAAGCGGATCACGGAGTTCTGCGAACTTTTCCCGAGGGTTGAAATCGACCTGCGTCCGGCGTGGACACCCGCCCAGATCGGCGAAGGTCATGCAGATATGATCATTCACTTCGAAACCCGGATTCCCAAACGCGGAGTGGAACGGGACAACCTATTCCCGATTGACGGCTATCCCGCGGCAACACCGGACATACGCGATGCGCTGCCATTGGCGGGGTCCGCCATCGACTGGCAGCGCGCCGTGCTGGTGCACGACAATGGCAAGGAGACCTGGCACAAGTGGTATGCGGCGCACGAACCCGCAAGCGAGGGCTGGCGCAAGGGGCGCATTCATTCGGACCTGTCACTCGCAATCGATGCGGCGGTGGACGGCGAAGGCGTCATCCTTGCCGATGACATACTATGCCATCGCGAGATTTCTTCGGGTCAGTTGGTGCGTCTGGATGATCGCTCGGTTCGGTGCATCTGGTATCAGATCGCAATACCTAGAGGCACTTCAAAGTCTAGTGCGTCAGCGCTTTTTAGAGACTGGTTAGTAGACCAGACCCAGAACCTTCGCGATTGAAACTGTGACGCGGGTAGAATCGGTGCCGTTATCGCAAACTGAACGTCTACACGTCAAACGTGGCCTGAGTGATTTCCGGCTGAGCGAACGCGTCAGGGCAATTTTCCGGCTACGATAACATGAAATAGTCGTTGCCGCGAATTAGGATAAGAAAGGACATCCGTGATGCCAGCGGCCAAGGTCTCGAATGCGCACAACCTTGATCAATCGCGACGTTCCGTGTTTTGGTTGCTCGTCCGACAGAAAACAGAAGTCCAGAGTGCGGAGAGGCTGGGTGGAAATTGGCTGTGATTGCACATCAGCATGGGGTTTTGGTATTGGACGCGTGTTTTGCTGATTGATCATTTTTAATCGTTCAGATTTGGAACGAATGGCGTTCCTGACCAAATCTGCCGGCGTTGAGACGCTGTTATTTGGCCAAGCTACAGCCGTTCAGACCCTCATCGCGGCGATCTTTTCTGTTCGTGCATTTATCCTTGAGCCCGCAGCCGTTGCAGTTGCTCGACTGGTACGACCCGTTCGTTTTGCCGTCTTGCTGGTCCATGAACCGATAGATCAGCAGTTGGCCCCCCGAGAAGATGTAAGCCTCAGCCTCTGCATACTGTCCTCCTTCGACGATTCTGTCGGCACATTTCTTGTCTTTCGTTGATGTAGGTTCTTTTGACCTGTGTGGGCAAATGGTTGGCAATGATAACTGACCCTTATCGCAACTTCCAGTTTGCGAACTTTGCTGCCATTGACATAACCTACACGAACGACGGCTTTGGGCGCATTGCAACACCAGTGAAAGACAGCAATTGTGGGGAGCGCTCGTTCGCAGCGGGCGCAATTTGCGGACCTTGCGAATTGGGCCGCTGTATCATCTCTCTACCTTCGCTCAAGGAAGTACCCTGCAAGGTCGTCATTTAGGAGAGCTCTTTTGAGCGATGCTTTGCTGCGTCAAGGGCTTTGGTGACGAGCTGGTCGAGTGCTTGTTTGCGGCCAAACTCGGCTAAACCCGCAGCGGTGGTCCCGTTTGGGCTGGTGACCGCCTCTCGAAGACGGCCGGGATCGGCGCAGTCTTCCAGCAATCGGCCTGCTGCTGACACTGTACCAACCGCAAGAGTTTGGGCGGTTTCTGCTTCGATGCCTAACTCGACCCCCGCCGCTATCATCGCTTCACACATAGCAAAGATATAGGCGGGCCCACTTCCCGACAGGGCAGTCACCGCATGCATTTGATCTTCATCTGTCAGCCAGCAAAAACTGCCGATGGAGTTAAAGAGCTGTTCGACAAGAGTTTTGCCGGACTGTGGGGCATCCTCGTGTGCATAGCCCGCGCTGACGCAAAATCCGACTTGTGCGCCGATGTTTGGCATCACCCGCATCACCGATGCCGGACCGCTTAGGTGGCGTTCGATATCGACAATTTGGATGCCCGCAGCAACCGACACAACAACCGTATCGCTTGCACATCCGTCTGGCAGTGCTTCAAGCGCCGAAGGAATGATATGCGGTTTGGTTGCCAGGACGATCACGTCGGCTTCCAAGCCAGGTGGTAGGTCTTCGGCAGTTGTATATCGAGTAAGTTGGTTCTTGCCTGAGGATTGCTTCGAAATCGCTCCTGCGTCATGTGGGTCCACAACATGAAACTCGTGGCTTTCGCCCAAATTGCGCAGCCATCCGTTCAGCATCGCTTGCCCCATTCGGCCGGCGCCGACCAAGACGACTTTGGTTGTTTGATGAACCATCAAAGTACCCCTTTTGAGCTATCACGGAGCTTTTGCATCAACGTCGGATTTTGATACCGTTCCAGCGAGAAATCATCGCTGTACGCAGGCTTGCTGGCACCTGCGACCCAAGCAGCGGCCAGTTCTCCGCCCGCGCACGCTGCCATTGTTCCAAAGCCTGAATGCCCACAATTCATGAAGGCTCCCTCGATGCCCAACGGGCCGATGAGGGGCCAGTTCTCTTCAGTCATCGTGTACCAGCCGCCGTAGTGGCGCAAATTGCGCGGGAGTTGCCCGCAATAGGCCTTCAGCGACGGGTTCAGCTGTGCCGCGCCGCGCAATACGATCTCAGGGAAGTTATCGTCCAACGGTGGTTCCCACGTGGCCTCGGCTGGACTTTCGTTATACGCCCAACCCAGCTTGACCCAGGTCCCGTTATCACCTCCGTCCGGCCTGCAGTGAATTGCGCCGGGCATATCACCCGCCAACCAACGGAAGTCAGGATCTGCCTGAAGCAGATCACGTTCTTCCTGTGACCAGTCAATTCTCTGACCGTCAAGATCGATTGAAAATGGCAACGCGCGCGGGACGGCCTTCTCACGGTCTTCAAAAGCGATTTTCTGCTGGAAGGTATTATAGATCGGCAATGCAATCCCAAGCATGTTGGCAATACGTCCAGCGAACGGACCCGCCGCATTGACGATCTTGTCTGCTTGAAGGATTTGTGTGCCATCGCTCGTCGCAACCTCAAGGGTAAAACCATCTTTTTGGGTTATGTCTTCGACCGATCCTGTGACGCGCTTCATCCGCGCATTTTTGAGGTCTTCAAGCATGTGCATGCCAAGTTGCTGCCCACTGATGTCCCCGCCGCGCCTGATGTGAATGACTGTTTCGATGTCGCCACTATAAGACGGAAACATCGACTGAATGAGAGCCTGATTCTGCAAGATGTCCACGCCAATGGGGGCGGTTTCCCAATTCGGCACGTGGGGCGGCTGATAAAGGCTGTTACGGGCTGAATTGTGGTAGCGGATCAGTTGATCTGCGCTTTCGCCCAAACCGTCATGCAACTGTTGCACAAGGTCGCCAATCTCTTTGCGCCGCGTCGCCAGTGCATATCCGCGCCTGTTCATATTGATCCGATTGCCGCTTGAGCTGGCGATACCTTCCAGAAGGTCAATGCTACGGTTTGTAAAGGCAACCATTGATGGGTGCGGCCACCAGTTGCGGTAGTTCTCGCCCGATTGCGCTGACGTGAACGCCATCGGTTGACTGCTGTCGATCAGCACAATCTCGGAAAAATTGTGGTTCTTGGCCAGGTAGTAAGCAGTCGAAATGCCGATGATCCCTGCACCGATGACGGCAATTTTCGTCGCTTCATGTGATGTAGTTTTTGTCATGGCTTCAGCTTTTTGCATACTTGTTGTCGACAAAAGTAAATATTGCATGCAATATGTCGACAGTATC
The Yoonia sp. SS1-5 DNA segment above includes these coding regions:
- the proC gene encoding pyrroline-5-carboxylate reductase; the encoded protein is MVHQTTKVVLVGAGRMGQAMLNGWLRNLGESHEFHVVDPHDAGAISKQSSGKNQLTRYTTAEDLPPGLEADVIVLATKPHIIPSALEALPDGCASDTVVVSVAAGIQIVDIERHLSGPASVMRVMPNIGAQVGFCVSAGYAHEDAPQSGKTLVEQLFNSIGSFCWLTDEDQMHAVTALSGSGPAYIFAMCEAMIAAGVELGIEAETAQTLAVGTVSAAGRLLEDCADPGRLREAVTSPNGTTAAGLAEFGRKQALDQLVTKALDAAKHRSKELS
- a CDS encoding FAD-binding oxidoreductase, with the translated sequence MQKAEAMTKTTSHEATKIAVIGAGIIGISTAYYLAKNHNFSEIVLIDSSQPMAFTSAQSGENYRNWWPHPSMVAFTNRSIDLLEGIASSSGNRINMNRRGYALATRRKEIGDLVQQLHDGLGESADQLIRYHNSARNSLYQPPHVPNWETAPIGVDILQNQALIQSMFPSYSGDIETVIHIRRGGDISGQQLGMHMLEDLKNARMKRVTGSVEDITQKDGFTLEVATSDGTQILQADKIVNAAGPFAGRIANMLGIALPIYNTFQQKIAFEDREKAVPRALPFSIDLDGQRIDWSQEERDLLQADPDFRWLAGDMPGAIHCRPDGGDNGTWVKLGWAYNESPAEATWEPPLDDNFPEIVLRGAAQLNPSLKAYCGQLPRNLRHYGGWYTMTEENWPLIGPLGIEGAFMNCGHSGFGTMAACAGGELAAAWVAGASKPAYSDDFSLERYQNPTLMQKLRDSSKGVL
- a CDS encoding LysR family transcriptional regulator, whose product is MNALPVFEAAARHSSFAKAGAELNVSHSVISQHIRNLEHWLGTELFVRRGNRVELSDDGRALLPQIASGLQILTDACETVLRKTQAGTVVVSAEPAFASLWLRKRITEFCELFPRVEIDLRPAWTPAQIGEGHADMIIHFETRIPKRGVERDNLFPIDGYPAATPDIRDALPLAGSAIDWQRAVLVHDNGKETWHKWYAAHEPASEGWRKGRIHSDLSLAIDAAVDGEGVILADDILCHREISSGQLVRLDDRSVRCIWYQIAIPRGTSKSSASALFRDWLVDQTQNLRD